From a region of the Paeniglutamicibacter cryotolerans genome:
- a CDS encoding DUF1206 domain-containing protein produces the protein MTTIMGSTGAAAAAEEASNSRPFIVAARTGFAVSGVLHILIGVIAVGLAFGKNQEADQGGAMAQLATQPAGFILLWFGAAACAALALWQLSEVVFGYRHAAKKTKAMKKLSAAGQGIVFLALALAFASFAVGNGRDSGKSTSNTTAEIYKVPFGPGLLVVIGLVIGIVGVVFVVRGAMASFKRQLNLPASAALRKISMVLGVVGYVAKGVALFLVGLLFVISTLESRPRESTGLDGALKAVRDQPYGPYLLTLIGVGLACYGLYLMLKARFVRM, from the coding sequence GTGACCACCATCATGGGCTCAACAGGTGCCGCAGCCGCGGCCGAAGAAGCATCAAATTCGCGCCCCTTTATCGTGGCGGCCAGGACGGGCTTTGCCGTCAGCGGCGTCCTTCATATCCTGATCGGAGTCATCGCCGTCGGGCTGGCGTTCGGGAAGAATCAGGAGGCCGACCAGGGCGGCGCCATGGCCCAGCTCGCCACCCAACCAGCAGGTTTCATCCTGTTGTGGTTCGGGGCCGCGGCGTGCGCGGCATTGGCCCTATGGCAATTGAGCGAAGTGGTCTTCGGCTACCGGCATGCCGCCAAGAAAACCAAGGCGATGAAGAAGCTCTCCGCTGCCGGCCAGGGAATCGTGTTCTTGGCGTTGGCCCTTGCCTTCGCCTCGTTTGCTGTCGGCAACGGCAGGGATAGCGGAAAATCAACGAGCAATACGACAGCCGAAATCTACAAGGTGCCTTTCGGACCGGGATTGCTCGTCGTCATCGGCCTCGTCATCGGGATCGTCGGTGTCGTCTTCGTGGTCAGGGGAGCCATGGCGTCATTCAAGAGACAGCTGAACCTGCCCGCGTCCGCGGCCCTTCGGAAAATCTCCATGGTCCTGGGCGTCGTGGGTTACGTGGCCAAGGGCGTTGCCCTTTTTCTCGTGGGGCTGTTGTTCGTCATTTCAACGCTTGAGTCGCGGCCGCGGGAGTCCACGGGCCTGGACGGAGCTCTCAAGGCGGTTCGCGATCAGCCATACGGGCCCTACCTGCTCACCCTCATCGGAGTGGGGCTCGCCTGCTACGGCCTCTACCTGATGCTGAAGGCCAGGTTCGTCAGGATGTGA
- a CDS encoding ISL3 family transposase — translation MRATTLLNRVFKFTGATVTAVHHVGHGPITATVKLTARRKLSCPHCPFTTTAGYDTRWTESSWRHLDAAGTPVILKMLRRRLRCPAHGVLVQAVPFARPASRFTRDFEDMVAWLVTRTDKTSVSTFIRIAWRTVGAICARVVGDQLDETRFEGLVNLGVDGISWRKHHNYLTLVSDHETSTILWGGAGKNAATLDRFFIEIGPENTASIEAVSMDMGAAFSKSVRTNAPDAVICIDPFHVVQLGTNALEVVRRDQWQRARALPDQSFAKKYKGHRYALLKNPGTLTEKQSATLDHLREDGGTLWQGYLLKESLREIFAGDLSSAEVMAMIQDWCDAATTSGLGPFMKAGATLRGHINGIHAAVSRGLSNGKHEGLNNKIRTMTRRSYGFHSPEAALALIMLACGPVEVRIPYQK, via the coding sequence ATGCGAGCTACCACTCTACTGAACCGCGTCTTCAAATTCACCGGCGCCACGGTCACCGCCGTCCACCACGTCGGACACGGCCCCATCACCGCCACGGTGAAACTCACTGCCCGGCGGAAACTCTCCTGCCCGCACTGCCCCTTCACCACCACCGCCGGCTACGACACCCGCTGGACCGAATCCTCCTGGCGGCACCTGGACGCCGCCGGAACGCCTGTCATCCTCAAGATGCTGCGCCGCCGGCTACGCTGCCCCGCCCACGGCGTCCTGGTCCAGGCCGTGCCCTTCGCCCGGCCTGCCTCGCGCTTCACCCGAGACTTCGAGGACATGGTCGCCTGGCTGGTGACCCGCACCGACAAGACCAGTGTCTCCACATTCATCCGCATCGCCTGGCGCACCGTCGGGGCGATCTGCGCCCGCGTCGTGGGAGACCAGCTCGATGAAACCCGCTTTGAGGGACTGGTGAACCTGGGCGTGGATGGGATCTCCTGGCGCAAACACCACAACTACCTCACCCTGGTCTCGGACCACGAGACCTCCACCATCCTGTGGGGCGGGGCAGGGAAGAACGCCGCCACCCTGGATCGCTTCTTCATCGAAATCGGTCCCGAAAACACGGCCTCGATCGAGGCCGTGAGCATGGACATGGGAGCAGCGTTCAGCAAATCGGTGCGGACCAACGCACCGGACGCGGTGATCTGCATCGACCCGTTCCACGTCGTCCAGCTCGGTACCAACGCGCTCGAAGTGGTGCGCCGGGACCAGTGGCAACGGGCCAGGGCACTGCCGGACCAGTCCTTCGCCAAGAAATACAAGGGCCACCGGTACGCCCTGTTGAAAAACCCCGGAACCCTCACCGAAAAACAGTCAGCCACCCTGGATCACCTGCGCGAGGACGGCGGGACACTTTGGCAGGGGTACCTGCTCAAGGAATCCCTGCGTGAGATCTTTGCCGGGGACCTGAGCTCCGCTGAGGTCATGGCGATGATCCAGGACTGGTGCGACGCGGCCACCACCAGCGGGCTGGGTCCGTTCATGAAGGCCGGGGCAACCCTGCGCGGGCACATCAACGGGATCCATGCCGCGGTGAGCCGGGGACTATCCAATGGCAAGCACGAGGGGCTGAACAACAAGATCCGCACCATGACCCGCCGCTCCTATGGATTCCATAGCCCGGAGGCGGCACTGGCCTTGATCATGCTCGCCTGCGGGCCGGTGGAGGTCAGGATCCCGTATCAGAAATAG
- a CDS encoding NF041680 family putative transposase, giving the protein MSMHECSGESQASCPEQQFDAFRQSYYRCLTRRADALFELTDALLCTQGKVTDLAHLSLEPEHHRGYGALYDAVNHGRIDLDALKSQLGALPVPKIPGPDGREGIVLAVDVSNWLRPDAGCSPGRAFCHTYARNGQAQMVPGWPYSFVAALESGATSWTALLDVVRLRPGDDATAITADQLRGVVDRLSATGQQQSTDPEVLVVMDAGYDVTRLAWLLQDLPVVLVARLRSDRVFYAPAGARRGPTKGRPPRHGAKLALRDPATHPDPVHRSVQELERYGAVSTVAFERMHQKIDTRAGCKDSHGSPPLIEGTVIGLNVEHLPGGQPPKPMWLWASKPVPGDVREVDHWWSMYLRRFDIEHTFRFLKQNLGWARPHLREPAAADRWTWIVLVAHTLLRLVRPLVVECRLPWQQSMPLSRLTPGRVRRTYRRVCQNAVHPAKPPIGSTAGPGRPKGSLNRVKPVIQPMGLAHYKVK; this is encoded by the coding sequence ATGAGTATGCATGAATGTTCCGGTGAATCGCAAGCCTCCTGCCCCGAGCAGCAATTCGATGCGTTCCGGCAAAGCTACTACCGCTGCCTCACCCGTAGGGCCGATGCGCTCTTCGAACTCACTGATGCATTGCTGTGTACCCAGGGGAAAGTCACCGACCTGGCCCACCTGTCCCTGGAACCCGAGCACCACCGCGGTTACGGTGCCCTGTATGACGCGGTCAACCACGGACGGATCGACCTCGACGCACTCAAATCCCAACTCGGGGCGCTGCCCGTGCCCAAGATCCCGGGCCCCGATGGCCGGGAAGGAATCGTGCTGGCGGTGGACGTGTCGAACTGGCTGCGCCCGGACGCCGGATGCAGCCCCGGGCGCGCGTTCTGCCACACCTACGCCCGCAACGGGCAAGCGCAAATGGTTCCGGGGTGGCCTTATTCTTTCGTGGCCGCACTGGAATCCGGTGCCACCTCCTGGACCGCGCTTCTGGACGTGGTGCGGCTGCGCCCTGGCGATGACGCGACCGCGATCACCGCAGATCAGCTCCGCGGCGTCGTTGACCGGTTGAGCGCCACCGGGCAGCAACAGAGCACAGATCCCGAGGTCTTGGTGGTCATGGATGCCGGCTACGACGTGACCCGTCTGGCTTGGCTGCTCCAAGACCTGCCGGTGGTGCTGGTGGCCCGGTTGCGTTCGGACCGGGTGTTCTACGCCCCGGCCGGGGCACGCCGCGGACCGACCAAGGGCCGGCCGCCGCGCCACGGAGCCAAGCTGGCTCTGCGCGATCCGGCCACACACCCGGACCCTGTGCACCGTTCGGTCCAGGAACTGGAGCGGTACGGAGCCGTGAGCACGGTCGCGTTCGAGCGGATGCACCAAAAGATCGACACCAGGGCTGGGTGCAAGGATTCCCACGGTTCCCCACCCCTCATCGAAGGCACGGTGATCGGACTGAACGTCGAACACCTGCCCGGTGGGCAGCCACCAAAGCCGATGTGGCTGTGGGCGTCCAAACCCGTCCCCGGCGATGTCCGGGAGGTGGATCACTGGTGGTCCATGTACCTGCGTCGCTTCGATATCGAGCACACGTTCCGCTTCCTGAAACAGAACCTGGGCTGGGCCCGGCCCCACCTGCGGGAACCAGCCGCTGCTGATCGGTGGACCTGGATCGTGTTGGTCGCGCATACGTTGCTGCGTCTGGTGCGACCATTAGTCGTTGAGTGCCGGTTGCCCTGGCAGCAGTCAATGCCGCTGTCACGTCTCACGCCAGGCAGGGTGCGGAGGACCTATCGGCGGGTCTGCCAGAATGCGGTGCATCCGGCAAAACCGCCGATAGGCTCCACTGCTGGTCCTGGGCGCCCCAAGGGCAGCCTGAATCGGGTCAAACCAGTGATCCAGCCAATGGGGTTGGCCCACTACAAGGTTAAATAG
- a CDS encoding IS5 family transposase — MPALPSFLIEPLWTQFQALIPPVEDHHPLGCHRPRIPDRLVFDKLIQVLVLGASYEKISDTTCSATTIRRRRDLWIDAGIFTALEQICLESYDRILGLELENLTVDGCIVKAPCGGEMAGKSPVDRGKLGTKRSVLTDGKGIPLGCVAAPANRHDSPLLRPTLEKLSRFGFHLPPKITVHLDAGYDSSKTRTLLTELGCESVISTNGEPLQAGARWVVERTNAWHTRGFKKLLICTERRTLVIDAMISLANSIIVLRRLIREAWHTHRWDARPQRKP; from the coding sequence GTGCCTGCCCTTCCATCATTCCTCATCGAACCCCTCTGGACCCAATTCCAGGCCCTGATCCCACCCGTTGAAGACCACCACCCCCTGGGCTGCCATCGCCCCCGCATCCCGGACAGGCTCGTCTTCGACAAGCTCATCCAGGTCCTCGTCCTCGGGGCCTCCTACGAGAAAATCTCCGACACCACCTGCTCCGCCACCACCATCCGACGGCGCCGGGACCTCTGGATCGATGCCGGAATCTTCACCGCCCTCGAGCAGATCTGCCTCGAATCCTACGACCGCATCCTCGGGCTGGAACTGGAGAACCTCACCGTGGACGGCTGCATCGTCAAGGCCCCATGCGGCGGGGAAATGGCCGGAAAATCGCCGGTAGACCGCGGCAAACTCGGCACCAAACGCTCGGTCCTCACCGACGGCAAGGGCATCCCCCTGGGATGCGTGGCCGCACCAGCGAACCGGCACGACTCCCCGCTGCTGCGCCCCACCCTGGAGAAACTCTCCCGCTTCGGATTCCACCTGCCACCAAAGATCACCGTGCACCTGGACGCCGGCTACGACAGCTCCAAGACCCGCACCCTGCTCACCGAACTCGGCTGCGAATCGGTGATCAGCACCAACGGCGAGCCGCTACAAGCAGGTGCGCGCTGGGTCGTTGAGCGAACCAACGCCTGGCATACCCGCGGCTTCAAGAAACTATTGATCTGCACCGAACGCCGCACCCTGGTCATCGACGCGATGATCAGCCTCGCCAACAGCATCATCGTCCTGCGGCGCCTGATCCGAGAGGCCTGGCACACCCACCGCTGGGACGCAAGACCCCAACGAAAGCCCTAA
- a CDS encoding GNAT family N-acetyltransferase yields MFSPSITAFWQTPFDNGEIIQGADGLSITINPELAHDRRVTVLDDLDGRVRVALTPALAERIGLRAETTWSAESFREALAGAGITLHDADFIFYFDRDAKDRLLGEADADGVRMLGERDADAFAAFEAANTEQDLDDAYVELDHWAVIGAHQDGKLVSATSAYPWGESLLADLGVLTLPAARGKGHARNVVRAIARHVYSRGYEPQYRCQLDNETSRALADKAGLSLFGTWEVVSAETED; encoded by the coding sequence GTGTTTTCACCTTCAATCACCGCGTTCTGGCAAACCCCGTTCGACAATGGCGAGATCATCCAGGGTGCCGACGGCCTGTCCATCACCATCAACCCCGAGCTTGCGCATGACCGCCGGGTGACGGTGCTCGATGACCTGGACGGCAGAGTCAGGGTGGCGCTGACCCCGGCGCTCGCCGAACGCATTGGGCTCCGCGCGGAAACGACCTGGAGCGCCGAATCGTTCAGGGAGGCACTGGCCGGTGCAGGAATCACCCTGCACGATGCCGACTTCATCTTCTACTTCGACCGGGACGCGAAAGACCGACTGCTGGGCGAGGCCGATGCCGACGGCGTCCGGATGCTCGGCGAACGGGACGCCGACGCCTTCGCCGCGTTTGAAGCCGCAAACACGGAGCAGGACCTCGACGATGCCTACGTGGAGCTCGACCACTGGGCCGTCATCGGCGCGCATCAGGACGGCAAGCTGGTCAGCGCCACCAGCGCCTACCCCTGGGGCGAATCATTGCTGGCGGACCTGGGCGTGCTGACCCTGCCGGCAGCCCGTGGAAAGGGTCACGCCCGCAACGTGGTGCGGGCGATCGCCCGGCACGTGTACTCCCGAGGATACGAGCCGCAATACCGCTGCCAGCTGGACAACGAAACTTCGAGGGCGCTCGCCGATAAGGCCGGACTGAGCCTGTTCGGGACGTGGGAAGTGGTATCAGCCGAAACCGAGGACTAA
- a CDS encoding ABC-F family ATP-binding cassette domain-containing protein, which translates to MSLIRLNDVNVRFENTQILREAFFKLEAGDRVGLIGKNGSGKSTLLKLILEQIEPDSGTVAVELGTKIGYFSQFSELDGSATITEVLDAMFGEIKAIEAELAQIDSTIGADSATPDELDVLIHRQAALFEDMDRLDGWDYPRRIDTVLTTLGFDAAHRICPIDDLSGGWRNRAALAKILLQAPDVLLLDEPTNFLDVAGVEWLEGWFRDFKGAAIVVSHDRSFLDAVVTRIIELENFHLHEYPGNFAQYVVEKQFRLKSLVSQFVHESELLAFEAEGISDRREAAKAEGKGLGNKLSKIKKSRAPRPVDQIITEIYAGLHVKDVLCRVEGIGKAYGDKRLFSDLSLEVRRGNRIVVLGSNGSGKSTLLRVLTGEEQPDAGSVTWAKGTATVSYNQVLEELDPQDTVSHSVNSMPDSLAFSATKKSVNRFLAMFQFSEADLKQKIGNLSGGQRARVAMAQCLLSGASVLLLDEPTNHLDLSSTQVMERALVHFPGAVIVVSHDRFFTDKIATRRVVFANDANEPGLIGVLSA; encoded by the coding sequence ATGAGCCTGATCCGGCTGAACGATGTCAACGTCCGCTTCGAGAACACCCAGATCCTGCGCGAGGCGTTCTTCAAGCTGGAAGCCGGGGACCGGGTGGGTCTGATCGGCAAGAACGGCTCGGGCAAGTCCACGCTGCTCAAGTTGATCCTGGAGCAGATCGAACCGGATTCGGGCACAGTGGCCGTGGAGCTGGGAACGAAGATCGGCTACTTCTCCCAGTTCTCCGAACTGGACGGTTCGGCGACCATCACCGAGGTGCTCGATGCCATGTTCGGCGAGATCAAGGCGATCGAGGCCGAGCTGGCGCAGATCGATTCGACTATCGGTGCCGATAGCGCCACCCCCGATGAGCTCGATGTGCTGATCCACCGCCAGGCGGCCCTGTTCGAGGACATGGACCGGCTCGACGGCTGGGACTATCCTCGCCGCATCGACACCGTGCTGACCACGCTGGGCTTCGACGCGGCACACCGCATCTGCCCGATCGATGACCTCTCCGGAGGTTGGCGCAACCGCGCCGCGCTGGCCAAGATCCTGCTCCAGGCCCCGGACGTGCTGCTGCTCGACGAGCCGACCAACTTCCTGGACGTGGCCGGCGTGGAGTGGCTCGAGGGATGGTTCCGCGACTTCAAGGGCGCCGCCATCGTGGTATCGCACGACCGCAGCTTCCTGGATGCCGTGGTTACCCGCATCATCGAGCTGGAGAACTTCCACCTGCACGAGTACCCGGGCAACTTCGCCCAGTACGTCGTGGAGAAGCAGTTTCGGCTCAAAAGCCTGGTATCGCAGTTCGTGCACGAGTCCGAGCTACTGGCCTTCGAGGCCGAGGGCATCTCGGATCGGCGCGAGGCGGCCAAGGCCGAAGGCAAGGGGCTGGGCAACAAGCTCTCGAAGATCAAGAAGTCCCGTGCCCCGCGCCCGGTGGACCAGATCATCACCGAGATCTACGCGGGCCTGCACGTGAAGGACGTGCTTTGCCGCGTCGAGGGCATCGGCAAGGCATACGGGGACAAGCGGCTCTTCTCCGACCTGTCGCTCGAGGTCCGCCGCGGCAACAGGATCGTGGTGCTGGGCTCCAACGGCAGCGGCAAGTCCACGCTGCTGCGCGTGCTCACCGGCGAGGAACAGCCCGATGCCGGATCGGTGACCTGGGCCAAGGGCACGGCAACGGTCTCCTATAACCAAGTGCTTGAGGAGCTGGACCCGCAGGACACGGTCAGCCACTCGGTGAACTCGATGCCGGACTCGCTTGCATTCTCCGCCACGAAGAAATCGGTAAATCGCTTCCTGGCCATGTTCCAGTTCTCCGAGGCGGACCTGAAGCAGAAGATCGGCAACCTCTCCGGCGGCCAGCGCGCCCGTGTAGCGATGGCCCAGTGCTTGCTCTCGGGCGCCTCGGTGCTGCTGCTCGATGAGCCCACCAACCACCTTGACCTCTCCAGCACCCAGGTGATGGAGCGCGCCCTAGTGCACTTCCCGGGCGCCGTCATAGTGGTCAGCCACGACCGCTTCTTCACTGACAAGATCGCCACCCGCCGTGTGGTCTTCGCCAACGACGCAAACGAGCCGGGCCTGATCGGCGTGCTCTCGGCCTGA
- a CDS encoding YrhK family protein, with product MDMPPQQSGSADADPPLILHLGREELVIRQRYETISIINDLLIGSWFLIGSFMFFSPTLSYAGTWLFVIGSIEMLIRPAIRFIRRVHLRRYHPGMPGVGDGGHDF from the coding sequence ATGGACATGCCTCCACAGCAAAGCGGCTCAGCCGATGCCGACCCCCCGCTGATTCTGCATTTGGGGCGCGAAGAACTGGTGATCCGCCAGCGCTATGAGACCATCAGCATCATCAATGACCTGCTGATCGGGTCCTGGTTCCTCATCGGGAGCTTCATGTTCTTCTCGCCGACGCTGTCCTACGCGGGTACCTGGCTCTTCGTCATCGGCAGCATCGAGATGCTGATCCGCCCAGCCATACGCTTCATCCGACGGGTGCATCTGCGCCGCTATCACCCTGGCATGCCGGGAGTCGGCGACGGTGGGCACGACTTCTAG
- a CDS encoding copper resistance CopC family protein — MAPPALAHRPLRFVLRTLLAVTVLAAVFVPASAAQAHDVLEGTSPAYGSTVATVPAAIGLTFSHTPMAIGAVILVNDATGTNWAAGPVAIVDNQASQRLNPGAPAGTYTVKWRVVSSDSHPIQGTFTFTALSPSKASGQASNAPLPSPEANAPLATTQVAPIPWVFIGAGVGLLTLVVVVGIGTKRMQGRSDNVERTDESQEPKNR, encoded by the coding sequence ATGGCTCCACCAGCTTTGGCCCACCGTCCACTTCGCTTCGTGCTCCGGACACTTCTGGCAGTGACTGTGCTGGCTGCCGTGTTCGTGCCCGCATCCGCGGCGCAAGCCCATGATGTACTCGAAGGCACCAGCCCGGCCTACGGTTCAACAGTCGCAACGGTCCCCGCTGCCATCGGCCTGACGTTCAGCCATACGCCCATGGCCATCGGTGCCGTGATTCTGGTCAATGACGCCACGGGAACCAACTGGGCAGCAGGTCCGGTCGCTATCGTCGATAACCAGGCCTCACAACGCCTTAACCCGGGAGCCCCCGCTGGTACTTACACGGTCAAATGGCGAGTCGTGTCCTCGGACTCGCACCCCATCCAGGGAACGTTCACCTTCACTGCCCTAAGCCCGTCCAAGGCATCAGGGCAAGCATCCAATGCCCCGTTACCGTCACCGGAAGCAAATGCACCACTGGCCACCACACAGGTGGCCCCCATTCCGTGGGTTTTCATCGGCGCCGGGGTCGGCCTCCTGACGCTGGTCGTTGTCGTCGGCATCGGCACCAAACGCATGCAGGGCCGATCCGACAACGTCGAGCGCACGGATGAGTCACAAGAGCCAAAAAATAGGTGA
- a CDS encoding YcnI family copper-binding membrane protein, with the protein MNGKTMKKVSRRTLKSISTGTLALAMLALGAASASAHVHVDSDNTTASGYTHLTFNVPNESPTAKTNKLVVSLPTDTPFTYVGVKPVEGWTAEVLTTKLPKPVLVSGSTVTKAATSVVWTADATHAIGQNEYQSFSLSVGMLPEAGTTVTLPATQTYTDGSIVKWDQPSTDGQVEPEHPAPAFVTTSEDSSTPGHAMSSPEPTAAAESPATGNAASILALVLGAAGLVLGGTALGLILTGRRRTSAS; encoded by the coding sequence ATGAACGGAAAAACCATGAAAAAGGTCTCCCGACGCACTCTGAAGTCCATCTCCACCGGAACCCTCGCCCTCGCTATGCTCGCGCTGGGCGCCGCCTCCGCGTCCGCCCACGTCCATGTCGATTCGGACAACACGACTGCCAGCGGCTACACGCACCTGACCTTCAACGTGCCCAACGAGTCCCCCACGGCAAAGACCAACAAACTCGTGGTCAGCCTCCCCACGGATACGCCCTTCACCTATGTTGGGGTGAAGCCGGTCGAAGGATGGACGGCCGAAGTACTCACCACCAAGCTTCCCAAGCCAGTTCTCGTGTCGGGAAGTACAGTCACCAAGGCCGCTACGTCAGTGGTCTGGACGGCAGATGCCACCCACGCAATCGGTCAAAACGAGTACCAGTCCTTCTCCTTGTCCGTTGGCATGCTTCCCGAGGCCGGAACCACCGTCACCCTGCCGGCGACACAGACATACACCGACGGCAGCATCGTCAAGTGGGATCAGCCGAGCACGGACGGCCAGGTGGAACCGGAGCACCCAGCCCCGGCTTTCGTCACTACCTCTGAAGACAGCAGTACACCAGGCCATGCCATGTCCTCACCGGAACCCACTGCGGCAGCTGAATCCCCCGCCACCGGCAATGCTGCCTCCATCCTGGCCCTCGTGTTGGGTGCGGCCGGACTGGTTCTGGGTGGCACGGCACTGGGTCTGATCCTGACCGGGCGGCGACGCACCAGCGCCAGCTAA
- a CDS encoding M12 family metallopeptidase, producing MAANDTPRYCDVKPRIIEPLPPGLPDTRQRLIQLLRTKWVNGTELHYWFASGPAAQKQAVRDAFAEWKALPIGLVFTEVSSAAAAEVRIAFDQADGSWSYVGRDVLGIPTTEMTMNFGWDLTDDYGRTTALHEIGHTLGMPHEHQNPFAGILWNEEAVYASLGAPPNNWSRDQVFNNVLKKISPSEVVGSTWDPNSVMEYWFGPGLIVQPAQYAAGLRPAGGLSDLDKQYMKQFYPGDAPTGPKVPLLGEFASAKLKLAPGEQADFRIEPAASRQYRISTFGATDTVMVLFEDVAGELRYLAGDDDSGDTRNAMLDYKLLEGRKYLVRVRLYWAGASGKSGLMYW from the coding sequence ATGGCAGCCAACGACACCCCACGGTATTGCGACGTCAAGCCGCGCATCATCGAGCCACTGCCGCCGGGACTGCCTGATACCCGTCAACGCCTCATCCAGCTGTTGCGAACCAAATGGGTCAACGGGACCGAACTGCACTACTGGTTCGCGAGCGGTCCGGCAGCACAGAAGCAGGCAGTGCGCGACGCCTTCGCCGAATGGAAGGCGCTGCCGATCGGCCTGGTCTTCACCGAGGTCTCCTCGGCCGCGGCGGCCGAGGTCCGGATCGCCTTCGACCAGGCCGACGGATCCTGGTCCTACGTGGGCCGTGACGTACTGGGCATCCCCACCACCGAAATGACCATGAACTTCGGCTGGGACCTGACCGATGACTATGGTCGCACCACGGCCCTGCACGAGATCGGCCACACGCTGGGCATGCCGCACGAACACCAGAACCCGTTCGCCGGCATTCTCTGGAACGAGGAGGCCGTCTACGCGTCCCTGGGCGCACCGCCGAACAACTGGAGCCGGGACCAAGTCTTCAATAACGTGCTCAAGAAGATCAGCCCGAGCGAGGTCGTCGGTTCGACGTGGGACCCGAACTCGGTCATGGAGTACTGGTTCGGGCCGGGGCTGATTGTGCAGCCGGCGCAGTACGCCGCCGGGCTCAGGCCCGCCGGAGGACTCTCGGACCTGGACAAGCAGTACATGAAACAGTTCTATCCGGGCGACGCCCCGACCGGACCCAAGGTCCCGTTGCTGGGAGAATTCGCCTCGGCCAAACTCAAGCTGGCACCGGGGGAGCAAGCCGACTTCCGCATCGAGCCTGCGGCCTCGCGGCAATACCGCATCTCCACCTTCGGCGCCACCGACACGGTCATGGTGCTTTTCGAGGACGTTGCTGGAGAGCTGCGCTATCTGGCCGGGGACGACGACAGCGGGGATACCCGCAACGCGATGCTGGATTACAAACTGCTCGAGGGAAGGAAGTACCTCGTGCGCGTGAGGCTTTACTGGGCCGGGGCATCTGGCAAGTCCGGGCTCATGTACTGGTAG